In a genomic window of Tripterygium wilfordii isolate XIE 37 chromosome 8, ASM1340144v1, whole genome shotgun sequence:
- the LOC120004092 gene encoding ATP-dependent helicase BRM-like isoform X1, translated as MQSSGGGGPGRTPAGHAGSTSSAASPTSSSSAASTPHLGFYSVHQQQQQQQQQQQQQQQQQHIGPRQLFQQQLLRKPEGNESLLAYPAGLQGIMGGSSFASSPGSMQIPQQSRNFFDLAQQPGSSQEGQNRSQGVEQQMLNPVQQAYLQYAFQASQQRSALQSQQQAKLGMLGASSGKDQDIKMGNMKIPEHISMQAANQAQASSSKNSAEHFSRDEKQKEQGKQLAPDQRNESKQSVQPAVIRQLMPSNMVRPMSIQQPQKNIQNLSNNQLAVAAQLQAMQAWAVERNIDLSNPANDNLVAQLIPLMQSRMAAQSKVNESSMAVTAAPVGKHQVASPTVASDSSPHTNSGNDMSGQSLSVKARQPAPLGPFTSTSSFGVVNNLNNTAGQQLAVPVKDGQVPLRQSHGIANGTLSMLPPHSSPSVGSGVDQSLPAKNSSGGSDTLQMQYLRQLNRSSPSPQPAARSNEGGSGSGNHFPSQGGPAVQMPHQHFGFTKQQLHVLKAQILAFRRLKKGESTLPQELLRAIVPPPLELQLQQQFLPAGGSNQERTSGRTTEVQARHVESVEKDCQTLASTNGNNFPKVEAFAGDEKTTVSAMHMQNASAAMKEPITLVATGKEEQQSTIFSAKADPEVDCAPPKTHTKSDFTGDKGKAVSPPDAMSDAMQSKKPVQASTVSQPKDAGAGRKYYGPLFDVPYFTRKHDSVGSTGMLNNNNSLTLAYDVKDLLFDEGMEVLKKKRSENLKKVSGLLAVNLERKSIGPDLVLRLQIEEKKLRLVDLQARLRDEVDQQQQEIMAMPDRLYRKFVRLCERQRMELMRQVQASQKAMREKQLKSIFQWRKKLLEVHWAIRDSRTARNRGVAKYHEKMLREFSKRKDDDRSKRMEALKNNDVERYREMLLEQQTSIPGEASERYAVLSSFLSHTEEYLHKLGSKITAAKNQQEVEEAAAAAAAAARLQGLSEEEVRAAAACAGEEVFIRNRFMEMNAPRDSSSVNKYYSLAHAVTERVVRQPSMLRAGTLRDYQLVGLQWMLSLYNNKLNGILADEMGLGKTVQVMALIAYLMECKGNYGPHLIIVPNAVLVNWKSELHNWLPSVSCIFYVGAKEQRSKLFSQEVSALKFNVLVTTYEFIMYDRSKLSKVDWKYIIIDEAQRMKDRESVLARDLDRYRCQRRLLLTGTPLQNDLKELWSLLNLLLPEVFDNRKAFHDWFSQPFQKEGPTHNAEDDWLETEKKVIIIHRLHQILEPFMLRRRVEDVEGSLPPKVSIVLRCRMSAIQSAIYDWIKSTATIRVDPEDEKCRVQKNPRYQAKVYKTLNNRCMELRKACNHPLLNYPYFSDFSKDFLVRSCGKLWILDRILIKLQRTGHRVLLFSTMTKLLDILEEYLQWRRLVYRRIDGTTSLEDRESAIVDFNSPDSDCFIFLLSIRAAGRGLNLQSADTVIIYDPDPNPKNEEQAVARAHRIGQKREVKVIYMEAVVDKISSHQKEDELRSGGTVDLEDDLAGKDRYMASIEGLIRNNIQQYKIDMADEVINAGRFDQRTTHEERRMTLETLLHDEERYQETVHNVPSLLEVNHMIARTKDEIELFNQIDEDLDWTEEMTSFDQVPKWLRASSKEVNAAIASLSKKPCKNTLYAGSIGIASAEKEPERKRGRPKGKKSPNYKEMDDENGEYSEASFDERNEYSVHEEEGEVGELEDDEFSGAVGVPPVIKEQSEDDGPQCAGRYGYHQALEGNKNHDMVEEAGSSGSSSDSQRVTQIISPVSSQKFGSLSALEARPGSVSKRLLNNCQLDELEEGEIAVSGDSHMDHQQSGSWNHDRDEGEDEQVVQPKIKRKRSIRLRPRHTVERLEEKSGYEAPSLQLGDSGLSPFQVDHKYQPQLRADAELKSLGDPNDSKFDRSDSVKSRRTLSSRRIANTSKSHPSSKPSRLNLQYTSPEDLLDHPRENLDSKGTQTSGTPTVGPRMSDILQRKCKNVIGKFQRRIEKEGHQIVPLLTDLWKKVENSGHATGAGSSLSDLRKIDQRIERREYAGVMDLVFDVQFMLKGAMQYYSYSHVVRSEARKVHDLFFDILKIAFPEADFREARNALSFSGQVSTSTAASSPRQVAVGQSKKHKLINEVEPEMGNPQKPMARMHMPQKDSRLGSGNITGRDQCQPDDSPRLTHPGELVICKKKRKEREKTLVKSRSGSTGPVSPPSVSCNMRSTGSGSGSVSRDVRLSHQATQQVWANQPAQPANGARGNVGWANPVKRLRTDAGKRRPSHL; from the exons ATGCAATCTAGTGGTGGTGGCGGACCCGGCCGGACTCCGGCAGGGCATGCGGGGTCCACGTCATCTGCAGCTTCGCCGACTTCATCCTCATCAGCTGCATCAACACCCCACTTGGGGTTTTATTCAGTgcaccagcagcagcagcagcagcagcaacagcaacagcagcaacaacagcagcaacatATAGGGCCTAGGCAG TTATTCCAACAACAATTACTTAGAAAACCTGAAGGAAATGAATCCCTTCTAGCTTATCCAGCTGGTCTACAGGGGATTATGGGAGGGAGCAGTTTTGCTTCATCTCCTGGCTCAATGCAAATTCCTCAACAGTCTAGGAATTTCTTTGACTTGGCTCAACAACCTGGTTCCAGTCAGGAGGGCCAGAATAGGAGTCAAGGTGTGGAGCAACAAATGCTAAATCCTGTTCAGCAGGCTTATCTTCAATATGCCTTTCAAGCTTCCCAACAACGGTCAGCTTTGCAGTCACAGCAACAAGCAAAGTTAGGGATGTTGGGTGCTTCATCTGGAAAGGATCAGGACATAAAGATGGGTAATATGAAAATACCGGAACACATTTCTATGCAGGCAGCTAATCAGGCTCAGGCATCATCCTCCAAGAACTCTGCTGAACATTTCTCTCGTGATGAGAAGCAGAAAGAACAAGGAAAGCAGCTGGCCCCTGATCAGAGAAATGAGTCAAAACAATCTGTCCAGCCAGCAGTTATTAGACAATTAATGCCTTCAAATATGGTAAGGCCAATGTCGATACAGCAGCCTCAGAAAAACATTCAAAACTTGTCAAACAACCAGCTTGCAGTGGCTGCACAGTTGCAAGCAATGCAGGCATGGGCTGTCGAGCGTAATATCGATTTGTCAAATCCTGCAAATGACAATTTGGTGGCTCAGCTCATTCCACTCATGCAGTCTAGGATGGCTGCACAGTCGAAAGTAAATGAAAGTAGCATGGCTGTCACAGCTGCCCCAGTGGGAAAGCACCAGGTTGCTTCTCCCACTGTTGCAAGTGATAGTTCTCCCCATACTAATTCGGGAAATGATATGTCAGGGCAGTCTCTATCTGTGAAAGCCAGGCAGCCAGCTCCATTGGGTCCTTTTACTTCGACTTCCAGTTTTGGGGTAGTTAATAACTTGAACAACACTGCAGGGCAGCAATTAGCTGTTCCCGTCAAAGATGGCCAAGTACCTCTAAGACAGTCACACGGGATCGCAAATGGGACGCTGTCCATGCTTCCCCCCCATTCATCGCCAAGTGTGGGCTCAGGTGTGGATCAATCTTTACCTGCAAAAAATTCATCAGGGGGTTCTGACACTTTGCAGATGCAATACCTCAGACAGTTGAATCGATCATCTCCATCTCCACAGCCTGCTGCACGTTCTAATGAAGGAGGCTCTGGCTCAGGCAACCATTTCCCATCACAGGGTGGACCAGCAGTCCAGATGCCACATCAGCATTTTGGGTTCACCAAACAGCAGTTGCATGTTCTAAAAGCACAAATTCTAGCATTTAGGCGATTGAAG AAAGGTGAAAGCACTCTCCCGCAAGAGCTTCTTCGAGCTATTGTTCCACCTCCCCTTGAGTTGCAGCTGCAGCAACAGTTTCTTCCTGCTGGAGGAAGTAATCAGGAAAGAACTTCTGGTAGGACTACAGAGGTCCAAGCTAGGCATGTGGAGTCCGTAGAGAAGGATTGTCAGACTCTGGCATCAACTAATGGAAATAACTTTCCAAAAGTGGAAGCTTTTGCAGGGGATGAAAAAACAACTGTATCAGCAATGCATATGCAAAATGCATCAGCTGCAATGAAAGAACCAATAACCTTGGTAGCTACTGGAAAAGAAGAGCAGCAATCCACTATTTTTTCTGCTAAGGCGGACCCTGAAGTTGACTGTGCACCTCCAAAAACTCATACTAAAAGTGATTTTACAGGAGATAAGGGAAAGGCTGTTTCGCCACCAGATGCCATGTCTGATGCAATGCAATCCAAGAAACCTGTGCAAGCAAGCACTGTTTCTCAGCCAAAAGATGCTGGCGCTGGTAGAAAGTATTATGGACCGCTATTTGATGTCCCATATTTTACTAGGAAACATGACTCTGTTGGGTCCACCGGGATGTTGAATAACAATAATAGTCTAACATTGGCATATGATGTCAAAGATTTACTTTTTGATGAAGGCATGGAAGTGCTTAAAAAGAAACGGtcagaaaatttgaaaaaagtaAGTGGTTTACTAGCGGTCAATTTGGAGCGGAAAAGTATTGGGCCAGATCTTGTTTTGCGGTTACAAATTGAAGAGAAGAAGCTTCGGCTTGTGGATCTACAGGCACGTTTGAGAGATGAAGTTGATCAACAGCAGCAGGAGATAATGGCAATGCCTGACAGGTTATACAGGAAGTTTGTGCGTTTGTGTGAACGTCAGCGGATGGAGCTGATGAGACAAGTACAGGCCTCCCAGAAAGCCATGAGGGAGAAGCAGTTGAAATCCATCTTTCAATGGCGTAAGAAACTTCTTGAGGTTCACTGGGCCATTCGTGATTCGCGAACTGCTCGTAACAGGGGAGTTGCCAAATATCATGAGAAAATGTTGAGGGAGTTCTCAAAGAGAAAGGATGATGACCGAAGTAAAAGAATGGAGGCATTGAAGAATAATGATGTTGAAAGGTACAGGGAGATGCTGCTGGAGCAGCAGACAAGCATACCGGGTGAGGCTTCAGAGAGATATGCTGTTCTCTCGTCCTTTTTGAGTCACACggaagaatatcttcataagcTGGGAAGTAAAATAACAGCTGCCAAAAATCAGCAAGAAGTAGAggaggcagcagcagcagcagctgctgCTGCTCGGCTGCAG GGTCTCTCAGAAGAAGAAGTGAGAGCAGCAGCAGCTTGTGCTGGAGAAGAAGTATTCATAAGAAATCGCTTTATGGAAATGAATGCCCCCAGGGATAGTTCATCTGTTAACAA GTATTATAGCCTCGCACATGCTGTAACTGAAAGGGTTGTGAGGCAACCATCTATGTTACGTGCTGGAACCTTACGAGACTATCAGCTT GTTGGATTGCAATGGATGCTTTCTTtgtataataataaattgaatGGCATTTTGGCAGATGAGATGGGTCTTGGAAAGACTGTCCAG GTTATGGCATTGATTGCTTATCTGATGGAATGTAAGGGGAACTATGGCCCACATCTTATAATTGTTCCGAATGCCGTTTTGGTTAATTGGAAG AGTGAGTTACACAATTGGCTGCCATCAGTTTCATGCATTTTTTATGTTGGTGCAAAGGAGCAAAGatcaaaattattttctcaa GAGGTTTCTGCCCTCAAGTTTAATGTCCTAGTGACAACCTATGAATTCATCATGTATGATCGCTCGAAGCTCTCTAAAGTTGATTGGAAGTATATTATTATTGATGAAGCACAGCGAATGAAAGACAGAGAATCAGTTTTAGCTCGTGATCTTGATAGATATCGCTGCCAGCGGCGCTTACTGCTAACTGGGACACCATTACAG AATGATTTAAAGGAACTGTGGTCACTTTTAAATCTACTGCTTCCTGAAGTATTCGATAATCGGAAAGCATTTCATGATTGGTTCTCACAACCCTTTCAAAAAGAGGGTCCGACACATAATGCTGAAGATGACTGGCTCGAGACTGAGAAAAAGGTCATAATTATTCATCGACTTCATCAAATTCTGGAGCCTTTTATGCTCAGACGTCGTGTAGAGGATGTGGAAGGTTCACTTCCACCCAAG GTTTCCATTGTTTTGAGATGTCGAATGTCAGCTATTCAGAGCGCCATTTATGATTGGATCAAATCCACCGCCACAATTCGAGTTGATCCCGAAGATGAGAAGTGCAGGGTTCAGAAGAATCCAAGATATCAGGCTAAGGTTTATAAAACTTTAAATAACCGGTGTATGGAGCTTCGAAAAGCTTGTAATCATCCTTTGCTCAATTATCCCTACTTCAGTGACTTTTCCAAGGATTTCCTGGTTAGATCCTGTGGAAAACTGTGGATCCTGGACAGGATCCTCATAAAGCTTCAGAGAACAGGGCATCGAGTACTGTTATTTAGTACCATGACCAAACTTCTTGATATATTGGAGGAATACTTGCAGTGGAGGCGACTTGTATACAGGAGAATTGATGGAACAACTAGCCTGGAGGATCGTGAATCAGCAATAGTGGATTTTAATAGCCCTGATTCGGATTGCTTTATTTTCTTACTTAGTATTCGAGCAGCTGGACGGGGTCTCAACCTTCAGTCAGCTGACACAGTAATTATATATGATCCGGAtccaaaccctaaaaatgagGAACAGGCAGTTGCTAGAGCACACCGCATTGGACAGAAGAGAGAAGTTAAAGTCATATATATGGAAGCGGTTGTTGACAAAATCTCTAGCCATCAGAAAGAGGACGAATTAAGAAGTGGAGGTACTGTTGATTTAGAAGATGACCTTGCTGGTAAGGATAGATATATGGCTTCCATCGAGGGTCTCATAAGGAATAATATACAGCAGTATAAGATTGACATGGCTGATGAGGTTATTAATGCCGGGCGTTTTGACCAAAGAACAACGCACGAGGAGAGACGCATGACTTTAGAGACATTATTGCACGATGAGGAGAGATATCAGGAAACCGTACACAATGTTCCCTCACTGCTGGAGGTAAATCACATGATTGCAAGGACTAAAGATGAAATTGAATTGTTTAATCAGATAGATGAAGATCTGGATTGGACTGAGGAGATGACCAGCTTCGATCAGGTGCCTAAGTGGCTTCGAGCCAGCTCAAAAGAAGTGAATGCTGCCATTGCTAGTCTGTCAAAGAAACCATGTAAAAATACCTTATATGCTGGAAGTATTGGTATTGCGTCTGCTGAAAAGGAACCTGAAAGAAAAAGGGGTCGTCCCAAGGGAAAAAAGTCCCCCAATTACAAGGAAATGGATGATGAGAATGGAGAATACTCTGAAGCAAGTTTTGATGAGAGAAATGAATATTCTGTGCATGAAGAAGAGGGAGAAGTTGGAGAGTTGGAAGATGATGAATTTAGTGGTGCTGTTGGGGTACCACCTGTCATTAAAGAGCAGTCAGAAGACGACGGTCCACAGTGTGCTGGCAGATATGGCTATCATCAGGCTTTAGAAGGCAACAAAAACCATGACATGGTCGAAGAAGCTGGTTCATCAGGGTCATCGTCGGACAGCCAAAGAGTTACACAGATAATATCTCCTGTTTCTTCTCAGAAATTTGGTTCTCTGTCTGCATTGGAAGCTAGACCAGGTTCCGTTTCTAAAAGGCTG TTAAATAATTGCCAGCTAGATGAATTAGAGGAGGGGGAAATTGCGGTATCTGGAGATTCCCACATGGATCACCAGCAGTCTGGGAGTTGGAATCATGATCGGGATGAGGGTGAAGATGAACAGGTTGTGCAACCAAAGATAAAGCGAAAGCGTAGTATTCGGCTTCGGCCCCGTCATACTGTAGAAAGGCTGGAAGAGAAGTCTGGTTATGAAGCACCATCTCTACAACTTGGAGATTCAGGTTTATCGCCGTTCCAAGTGGACCATAAATATCAACCACAACTGAGGGCTGATGCAGAATTGAAATCACTTGGAGATCCTAATGATTCCAAGTTTGATCGAAGCGATTCTGTAAAAAGTAGGCGAACCTTGTCGTCAAGGAGAATAGCtaatacatcaaaatcacatccatCTTCAAAACCAAGTAGATTGAATCTGCAGTATACTTCTCCAGAAGATCTTCTTGATCACCCTAGAGAGAATTTGGATTCTAAAGGTACACAGACGAGTGGAACTCCGACGGTTGGTCCTAGAATGTCTGATATACTCCAGAGAAAG TGCAAAAATGTGATTGGCAAGTTCCAAAGGAGAATTGAAAAGGAGGGTCATCAGATAGTGCCCCTGCTAACtgatttgtggaagaaagttGAAAATTCCGGTCATGCCACTGGAGCTGGCAGTAGTCTTTCGGATTTAAGAAAGATCGATCAGCGCATTGAAAGACGAGAGTATGCTGGAGTTATGGACCTGGTATTTGATGTGCAGTTTATGTTGAAAGGTGCAATGCAGTATTATTCATACTCACATGTG GTTCGATCTGAAGCAAGGAAAGTACATGATCTCTTTTTTGATATATTGAAGATTGCATTTCCGGAGGCAGATTTCCGGGAGGCCAGAAATGCACTCTCTTTTTCTGGCCAGGTATCCACATCCACTGCCGCATCATCCCCCAGGCAGGTTGCTGTTGGgcaaagcaagaaacacaagtTGATTAATGAGGTAGAGCCTGAGATGGGGAATCCTCAGAAGCCCATGGCAAGGATGCACATGCCCCAGAAGGATTCGAGGCTAGGGAGTGGAAATATTACCGGCCGGGATCAATGCCAGCCGGATGATTCTCCACGGCTCACTCATCCTGGAGAGCTGGTTATCTgcaagaaaaagaggaaagagagggaaaaaactCTGGTGAAGTCTAGGAGTGGATCAACTGGCCCTGTCTCACCTCCCAGCGTGAGTTGTAATATGAGAAGTACAGGGTCAGGGTCAGGGTCGGTATCCAGGGATGTGAGACTGAGTCATCAAGCTACCCAGCAAGTATGGGCTAACCAGCCAGCTCAACCAGCAAATGGTGCTCGTGGGAATGTTGGCTGGGCAAATCCTGTAAAAAGGTTGAGGACGGATGCAGGTAAAAGGAGGCCAAGCCATTTATGA